One window of Erwinia aphidicola genomic DNA carries:
- a CDS encoding MFS transporter: MSSLIQPQAAAQPNLYKTLFATCVGNALEWFDIAVYGFFASYIAHAFFPTEDPSVSMLLTFGSFGVSFLIRPLGAIVLGAYADRVGRKKALLMSIMLMMVGGLIITVMPSYQSIGLLAPLMILLARLIQGFSAGGEFGSSTAFLVEHFPKRRAFIASWQFATQGASTLMASAFGLGLTSWLTETQIQDWGWRIPFAFGLIIGPVGLYIRRHVHEPASFVAQEKSHAPLKDLMSRQKTLLLLAMGLMVISTGVNYMLNYVPTYATKTLHLPGSAAFTATLVAGIILTVVTPLMGLWAEKVGRVPLMWGSLILLALTIYPAFRMVVNNTTPTTLILLVGWMALLKSVYFSTVPSMMADLFPITTRASGMAISYNVAVTVFGGFAPLICTLLISATGSSLAPSYYLILLALFSAVALVNSQRRVGR; the protein is encoded by the coding sequence GTGAGCAGCTTAATTCAGCCTCAGGCGGCGGCGCAGCCGAACCTGTATAAAACGCTGTTCGCGACCTGCGTCGGCAATGCGCTGGAGTGGTTTGATATTGCGGTGTACGGCTTTTTCGCCAGCTATATCGCCCACGCGTTTTTCCCTACTGAGGATCCGTCAGTCTCCATGCTGCTGACTTTCGGCAGCTTTGGCGTATCGTTTCTGATCCGTCCGCTGGGGGCAATTGTTCTCGGTGCCTATGCAGACCGCGTCGGGCGTAAAAAAGCGCTGCTGATGTCGATCATGTTGATGATGGTCGGTGGGTTAATCATCACTGTGATGCCGTCTTATCAGAGCATTGGCCTGCTGGCACCGCTGATGATTTTGCTGGCGCGCCTGATTCAGGGCTTCTCGGCGGGCGGCGAATTCGGCAGCTCTACCGCCTTTCTGGTGGAGCACTTTCCCAAGCGTCGCGCCTTTATCGCCAGCTGGCAGTTTGCTACCCAGGGGGCAAGTACGCTGATGGCCTCGGCGTTTGGCTTAGGGCTGACCTCGTGGCTGACTGAAACGCAGATTCAGGACTGGGGGTGGCGCATTCCGTTTGCTTTCGGCCTGATTATCGGCCCGGTTGGCCTGTATATTCGCCGCCACGTGCATGAGCCGGCCAGCTTTGTCGCGCAGGAGAAGTCCCACGCGCCGCTGAAAGACCTGATGAGCCGCCAGAAAACGCTGCTGCTGCTGGCAATGGGGCTGATGGTGATCTCCACCGGGGTCAACTATATGCTCAACTATGTGCCGACGTATGCCACCAAAACGCTGCATCTGCCGGGTTCTGCGGCCTTTACCGCAACGCTGGTTGCCGGAATTATTCTGACGGTGGTGACCCCGCTGATGGGGCTGTGGGCGGAGAAAGTCGGGCGCGTACCGCTGATGTGGGGGTCATTAATCCTGCTGGCGCTGACCATCTATCCGGCTTTCCGCATGGTGGTGAATAACACCACGCCGACCACCTTGATCCTGCTGGTTGGTTGGATGGCGCTGCTGAAATCGGTCTACTTCTCTACCGTGCCGTCGATGATGGCCGATCTGTTCCCGATTACCACCCGCGCCAGCGGCATGGCAATCAGCTATAACGTGGCGGTCACGGTGTTCGGAGGTTTTGCGCCGCTAATCTGTACGCTGTTGATCAGCGCAACCGGCAGCAGCCTGGCGCCGAGCTACTATCTGATCCTGCTGGCGTTATTCAGCGCGGTGGCGCTGGTCAACAGCCAGCGCCGGGTAGGGCGCTAA
- a CDS encoding acyltransferase family protein yields MKTNILSITYLRAVACMLVVVCHAESFAAKLSPGYFSGLFGYGGAVGKLGVLLFFMISGYLMACVHWEDFGRGKMALFVKKRLVRILPMYYLFTLLTIIAWVINPGWFPSTVLTPLDDILSLLFIPSVYIKELDTLTPVLSVGWTLCYEMLFYLVFAIGLLFRRSTGLIFIFVSIALLMLMGYLGSSQQSYFLFYTNDIMLYFLSGIVCFMLQKRMPERYAHSALSLVLIVALLTFSTLWLQGVLQLLVLTLSFFLLTGLEFNTVRQTTMTKVVSAVGLASYSIYLCHRLFMGALEKVLHVFMPAASTATMYLAMVILSVASAVVGYMIYWLIEKRATMVFRVKTS; encoded by the coding sequence GTGAAAACTAATATCCTGTCGATTACTTATCTACGGGCCGTGGCCTGTATGCTGGTGGTCGTCTGTCATGCAGAAAGCTTTGCGGCCAAATTAAGTCCGGGCTATTTTTCCGGGCTGTTTGGCTATGGCGGCGCGGTAGGCAAGCTTGGCGTACTGCTGTTCTTTATGATCAGCGGCTACCTGATGGCGTGCGTGCACTGGGAGGACTTTGGCCGCGGTAAGATGGCGCTGTTTGTCAAGAAAAGGCTGGTGCGTATTCTGCCGATGTATTATCTGTTTACCCTGCTGACGATTATCGCATGGGTAATTAACCCCGGCTGGTTCCCATCAACTGTATTAACGCCGCTGGATGATATTCTTTCTCTGTTATTTATTCCTTCGGTTTACATTAAAGAACTCGATACGCTCACGCCGGTATTATCCGTTGGCTGGACGCTGTGCTACGAAATGCTGTTTTATCTGGTGTTTGCCATCGGGCTATTATTCCGCCGCAGTACCGGCCTGATCTTTATTTTTGTCTCCATTGCTTTATTGATGCTGATGGGATATTTGGGCAGTTCTCAACAGAGCTACTTCCTGTTTTATACCAACGATATCATGCTCTATTTCCTGAGCGGGATTGTATGCTTTATGCTGCAAAAGCGTATGCCGGAGCGTTATGCCCATAGCGCACTGTCGCTGGTGCTGATTGTCGCCCTGCTGACTTTCTCTACGTTGTGGCTGCAGGGCGTGCTTCAGCTGCTGGTGCTGACGCTGAGCTTCTTCCTGCTGACCGGACTGGAGTTTAATACGGTTCGCCAAACCACCATGACCAAAGTGGTGAGTGCCGTGGGTCTGGCTTCGTACTCTATCTATCTGTGCCACCGTCTGTTTATGGGGGCGCTGGAGAAGGTACTGCATGTGTTTATGCCCGCGGCCAGCACCGCCACGATGTATCTGGCGATGGTGATCCTCAGCGTGGCCTCAGCGGTGGTCGGTTATATGATCTACTGGCTGATTGAGAAGCGTGCCACCATGGTGTTCAGAGTGAAAACCTCTTAG